A single Cellulomonas sp. SLBN-39 DNA region contains:
- a CDS encoding HD domain-containing protein, producing MTDLVSTARRIATQAHRGQVDKAGAPYIGHPARVAGHAAAAGGDERVVAAAWLHDVIEDTDVTPDDLRAAGIPDDVVTAVVALSKVPGQSVDDYFAAVNRHPVAIAVKAADLADNTDPERLALLDEQTRARLVAKYARARDLLAHPHAPAG from the coding sequence ATGACCGACCTCGTCAGCACCGCACGTCGGATCGCCACGCAGGCCCACCGCGGCCAGGTCGACAAGGCCGGGGCCCCGTACATCGGCCACCCGGCGCGCGTCGCCGGGCACGCCGCCGCCGCGGGAGGTGACGAGCGGGTCGTCGCCGCGGCGTGGCTGCACGACGTCATCGAGGACACCGACGTCACCCCGGACGACCTGCGCGCCGCCGGCATCCCCGACGACGTCGTCACCGCCGTGGTCGCGCTGAGCAAGGTGCCCGGGCAGAGCGTCGACGACTACTTCGCGGCGGTGAACCGGCACCCGGTCGCGATCGCGGTCAAGGCCGCCGACCTGGCCGACAACACCGACCCGGAGCGCCTGGCGCTGCTCGACGAGCAGACCCGGGCCCGGCTGGTGGCCAAGTACGCGCGGGCGCGCGACCTGCTCGCGCATCCGCACGCCCCGGCGGGCTGA
- a CDS encoding response regulator transcription factor, with protein sequence MTTVLLVDDQALVRVGFRLVLESEPDLEVVGEASDGRVALDQVAALGPDVVVMDIRMPGMDGIEATRRIVADHPGSRVLVLTTFDVDDLAFGALRAGASGFLLKSAEPGELVDAIRTVAAGTAVVAPRVLRRMLDLFAPHLPTGSAAAPGPDPRLGALTPRELDVLRLIGVGASNAEIAADLVVSETTVKTHVGNVFAKLGARDRVQAVIIAYECGLVGGTTDRSRRVGGA encoded by the coding sequence ATGACGACGGTGCTGCTCGTGGACGACCAGGCGCTGGTGCGGGTGGGGTTCCGGCTCGTCCTGGAGTCGGAGCCGGACCTGGAGGTCGTCGGGGAGGCGTCCGACGGCCGGGTCGCGCTCGACCAGGTTGCGGCACTCGGGCCCGACGTCGTCGTCATGGACATCCGGATGCCCGGCATGGACGGCATCGAGGCGACCCGGCGGATCGTCGCGGACCACCCGGGCTCGCGCGTCCTCGTCCTGACGACGTTCGACGTCGACGACCTCGCGTTCGGGGCACTGCGCGCCGGGGCCAGCGGGTTCCTGCTCAAGTCGGCCGAGCCGGGCGAGCTCGTCGACGCGATCCGGACCGTCGCCGCGGGCACCGCTGTCGTGGCCCCGCGGGTGCTGCGGCGCATGCTCGACCTGTTCGCGCCCCACCTGCCGACCGGCAGCGCCGCCGCACCCGGGCCCGACCCGCGGCTGGGTGCGCTCACCCCGCGCGAGCTCGACGTGCTGCGCCTCATCGGCGTCGGCGCGTCGAACGCGGAGATCGCGGCCGACCTCGTCGTGTCCGAGACGACCGTGAAGACGCACGTGGGCAACGTCTTCGCCAAGCTCGGGGCCCGCGACCGCGTGCAGGCCGTGATCATCGCGTACGAGTGCGGGCTGGTCGGCGGCACCACCGACCGCAGCCGCCGCGTCGGGGGTGCGTGA
- a CDS encoding nuclear transport factor 2 family protein: protein MTAPTPVRPDDLPATVRDYLAAHAARDTEAALRVFTPTAVVVDDGTTYQGTDEVRRFLSRAGSEFTYTTELVGAVRVDGTHWLVTYHLEGDFPGGVVDLGYRFTMHDDLVAELVIAP, encoded by the coding sequence ATGACCGCACCGACGCCCGTCCGGCCCGACGACCTGCCCGCCACCGTCCGCGACTACCTCGCCGCGCACGCCGCACGCGACACCGAGGCCGCCCTGCGCGTCTTCACGCCGACCGCCGTGGTCGTCGACGACGGCACGACCTACCAGGGCACCGACGAGGTCCGGCGCTTCCTGTCCCGCGCGGGCAGCGAGTTCACCTACACGACCGAGCTCGTCGGCGCCGTGCGCGTCGACGGAACGCACTGGCTCGTGACGTACCACCTCGAGGGCGACTTCCCCGGCGGCGTGGTCGACCTCGGCTACCGCTTCACCATGCACGACGACCTGGTCGCCGAGCTCGTCATCGCCCCCTGA
- a CDS encoding sensor histidine kinase, whose protein sequence is MTSGDTRAAGVAVRAGADWESGAVVIRRGGPAHVVVPRSDEATPLTEDQVSGGSPVARLVNAHPWVPDVAAACLVLLVGLVGAMFAWEAAAGAQALGLYPEGSGIEGRVTTTWLVGTAAGAALLLLRRVRPLTVTALLVVACLVSLLVSGVLGVLGLCLAFAMSTVAATREPRTTWAVLGGVLVTVTLALWRWQDLGLIEILAWFGSVPSPTWEPETYLAQPLFSPGRRAGSVLLLHTLLLLGVAVGSAARARRQHAHDLVERYRALVRERDQGAALARADERAHIAREMHDVVAHNLSVMVALADGADAAFERAPDRSRDAVRQVARTGRAALADMQRVLGALGPVPDADQAQEPTDVDLPTVVERFGAAGLPVRATGLDVALPQDTAVRLAVLRILGEALTNVLRHAPGSPSVEVAVRRTPTTVEVDVVDAGGTRPGDGPGTGRGVVGMRERAALLGGHVDAGPTPDGGWRVHAVLPADDDGGAR, encoded by the coding sequence ATGACCTCGGGTGACACCCGCGCGGCGGGCGTGGCCGTGCGGGCGGGCGCGGACTGGGAGAGTGGGGCGGTGGTGATCCGACGCGGGGGCCCGGCGCACGTCGTCGTGCCGCGGTCCGACGAGGCGACCCCTCTCACGGAGGACCAGGTCAGCGGCGGCAGCCCCGTCGCGCGCCTGGTCAACGCCCACCCCTGGGTGCCCGACGTCGCCGCCGCCTGCCTCGTGCTGCTGGTGGGCCTCGTCGGTGCGATGTTCGCGTGGGAGGCGGCCGCCGGCGCCCAGGCCCTCGGGCTGTACCCCGAGGGCTCCGGCATCGAGGGCCGCGTCACCACGACGTGGCTCGTCGGCACCGCGGCAGGCGCCGCCCTGCTGCTGCTGCGCCGGGTCCGGCCCCTGACCGTGACGGCCCTGCTCGTCGTCGCGTGCCTGGTGTCCCTGCTCGTCTCCGGCGTGCTGGGCGTCCTCGGCCTGTGCCTGGCGTTCGCGATGAGCACCGTGGCGGCGACGCGCGAGCCCCGCACCACGTGGGCCGTGCTCGGTGGGGTGCTCGTGACCGTGACCCTGGCGCTCTGGCGGTGGCAGGACCTGGGGCTCATCGAGATCCTCGCGTGGTTCGGGTCCGTGCCCAGCCCGACGTGGGAGCCCGAGACGTACCTCGCCCAGCCGCTGTTCTCGCCCGGCCGCCGCGCCGGCTCGGTGCTGCTGCTGCACACCCTGCTGCTGCTGGGCGTGGCCGTCGGGTCGGCCGCGCGCGCCCGCCGCCAGCACGCGCACGACCTCGTCGAGCGGTACCGCGCGCTGGTGCGCGAGCGCGACCAGGGCGCTGCGCTGGCCCGAGCCGACGAGCGCGCGCACATCGCCCGCGAGATGCACGACGTCGTGGCCCACAACCTGTCGGTGATGGTCGCGCTGGCCGACGGCGCCGACGCGGCGTTCGAGCGGGCCCCCGACCGGTCCCGCGACGCGGTCCGGCAGGTCGCGCGCACCGGCCGCGCGGCGCTGGCCGACATGCAGCGCGTCCTCGGCGCGCTCGGCCCGGTGCCCGACGCCGACCAGGCGCAGGAGCCGACGGACGTGGACCTGCCGACGGTCGTCGAGCGGTTCGGCGCCGCCGGGCTGCCGGTGCGCGCGACCGGTCTCGACGTGGCGCTGCCGCAGGACACGGCGGTGCGCCTGGCCGTGCTGCGGATCCTCGGCGAGGCGCTGACCAACGTGCTGCGCCACGCGCCGGGCTCCCCGTCGGTCGAGGTCGCGGTGCGGCGCACACCCACGACGGTGGAGGTCGACGTGGTCGACGCCGGGGGCACGCGCCCGGGTGACGGACCGGGCACGGGGCGCGGCGTCGTCGGGATGCGCGAACGGGCCGCCCTGCTCGGCGGGCACGTCGACGCCGGGCCGACGCCCGACGGCGGCTGGCGCGTGCACGCCGTCCTGCCGGCCGACGACGACGGAGGTGCACGATGA
- a CDS encoding ATP-binding protein, whose product MSATPGKNPYRPGAATVPLHLAGRDVQIKRFRKLLAGAPELPANLRLTGLRGVGKSVLLRELESVANASGWVAARRQLEPRHNTEDELCALLAAVASAAGRRASRLGALKGAVTDAWVATRGLLNVTIEDVTFSLAGGGQAETTLAEALFDAVETAVRSGHEGFVLLLDEAQVLHDDTDRGGEHPLSMLVAAVNALQESGLPIALVLCGLPTLRAHLQKARTYSERMFRAETIGELEGNPGAARDAFVEPLRSTGITADEALIARVLEEVEGYPFFIQLWGAELWDAATSLGFDRFTEQMLDAIEGQIYERLDEEFYAGRVETLTPSEQDVLMLSGQCPYPPLRTSDIRARSDKSDGNINVLMGRLTEQGVIYRIQKGQYAYTAPKFAEYLRRRAQA is encoded by the coding sequence ATGAGTGCCACGCCGGGCAAGAACCCGTACCGACCAGGCGCCGCGACGGTTCCGCTGCACCTCGCTGGCCGCGACGTCCAGATCAAGCGGTTCCGCAAGCTCCTCGCAGGTGCCCCCGAGCTGCCGGCGAACCTGCGCCTCACCGGCCTGCGTGGCGTCGGCAAGTCCGTGCTCCTGCGCGAGCTCGAGTCGGTGGCCAACGCGTCGGGCTGGGTGGCGGCCCGTCGGCAGCTCGAGCCCCGCCACAACACGGAGGACGAGCTCTGCGCGCTCCTGGCCGCGGTGGCCTCCGCGGCCGGGCGCCGCGCGTCCAGGCTCGGCGCGCTCAAGGGAGCCGTGACCGACGCCTGGGTCGCGACCCGCGGTCTGCTCAACGTGACGATCGAGGACGTCACGTTCAGCCTCGCGGGTGGGGGCCAGGCGGAGACGACCCTTGCCGAAGCCCTCTTCGATGCGGTCGAGACCGCGGTGCGCAGCGGGCACGAGGGCTTCGTGCTCCTGCTCGACGAGGCGCAGGTCCTCCACGACGACACGGACCGTGGCGGCGAGCACCCGCTGTCGATGCTCGTCGCCGCGGTGAACGCCCTGCAGGAGTCCGGGCTCCCGATCGCGCTCGTGCTCTGCGGTCTGCCCACGCTCCGCGCGCACCTGCAGAAGGCACGTACCTACTCCGAGCGCATGTTCCGGGCCGAGACGATCGGCGAGCTGGAGGGCAACCCGGGTGCTGCCCGCGACGCTTTCGTCGAGCCGCTCCGGTCGACCGGAATCACGGCGGACGAGGCGCTGATCGCGCGTGTCCTCGAGGAGGTCGAGGGGTATCCCTTCTTCATCCAGCTGTGGGGTGCGGAGCTGTGGGACGCAGCTACCAGCCTCGGCTTCGACCGATTCACCGAACAGATGCTGGACGCAATCGAGGGTCAGATCTACGAGCGCCTCGACGAGGAGTTCTACGCCGGACGCGTCGAGACGCTGACGCCCAGCGAGCAGGACGTGCTGATGCTCTCGGGGCAGTGCCCGTACCCGCCGCTGAGGACGTCGGACATCCGGGCCCGCAGCGACAAGAGCGACGGGAACATCAACGTCCTCATGGGGCGGCTCACCGAGCAGGGCGTCATCTACCGGATCCAGAAGGGCCAGTACGCCTACACGGCGCCGAAGTTCGCCGAGTACCTGCGCCGTCGCGCGCAGGCGTGA
- a CDS encoding cellulase family glycosylhydrolase, whose amino-acid sequence MRALRKVLTVAAAAAVALAGSISVAQPATAAAGCRVDYTVSSQWQGGFNAAVQVTNLGDPINGWDLRFSFGAGQTIGSLWNGVGTQSGATVTVRNAGYNGALPTNGSASFGFIGTSGATNPVPTSFTLNGTTCTGGAVTPTTSPTPSPTTSPTATPTQSPRPTTTPTPTPTPTPTAGAVTLNATQLVTALGQGWNLGNQLEANINGMPSETAWGNPVITGAIFDRIKASGFDTVRIPVSYLGKIGPAPSYTVDPAWLARIQQVVKLAHDRGLYVVINMHGDGYKSVGGSWLICDASAQDPIKDKYQKVWQQVATTFQSYDGRLVFESMNENFDGQYGAPTQPCYSNINAYNQIFVDTVRKTGGNNASRWLLVPGWNTNIDYTAGNYGFVIPTDQYRSTAIPAAERRIMISVHYYDPWDFAGTEDGTITQWGPNATDRAKTSTWGQQDFMDAQLKKMRDRFTANGYPVFIGEYGSIDKTFADASNDRYRADYARTLVTTAKKYGIATAYWDNGHNGQYGFALFDRRTSTVTEQGIITAITGS is encoded by the coding sequence GTGCGCGCACTACGCAAGGTGCTGACGGTGGCCGCGGCGGCCGCCGTCGCCCTGGCCGGATCGATCAGCGTCGCCCAGCCGGCGACCGCCGCCGCGGGCTGCCGCGTCGACTACACGGTGTCCAGCCAGTGGCAGGGCGGCTTCAACGCCGCGGTGCAGGTCACGAACCTGGGTGACCCGATCAACGGGTGGGACCTGCGGTTCTCGTTCGGCGCCGGGCAGACCATCGGCAGCCTGTGGAACGGCGTCGGCACCCAGTCCGGGGCCACGGTCACGGTGCGCAACGCCGGGTACAACGGCGCGCTGCCCACCAACGGCTCCGCGTCGTTCGGCTTCATCGGCACGTCCGGGGCGACCAACCCCGTGCCGACGTCGTTCACGCTCAACGGCACCACGTGCACCGGCGGGGCGGTCACGCCGACCACCTCGCCCACGCCGTCGCCGACGACGTCCCCCACGGCCACGCCCACGCAGTCCCCGCGGCCGACGACCACGCCGACCCCGACGCCCACCCCCACGCCGACGGCCGGGGCGGTCACCCTGAACGCCACGCAGCTCGTCACCGCGCTGGGCCAGGGCTGGAACCTCGGCAACCAGCTCGAGGCGAACATCAACGGCATGCCCAGCGAGACCGCGTGGGGCAACCCCGTGATCACGGGCGCGATCTTCGACCGCATCAAGGCGTCGGGCTTCGACACCGTCCGCATCCCGGTGTCGTACCTCGGCAAGATCGGCCCCGCGCCGAGCTACACCGTCGACCCCGCCTGGCTCGCCCGGATCCAGCAGGTCGTGAAGCTCGCCCACGACCGCGGCCTGTACGTCGTCATCAACATGCACGGCGACGGGTACAAGAGCGTCGGCGGCTCCTGGCTCATCTGCGACGCGTCCGCGCAGGACCCGATCAAGGACAAGTACCAGAAGGTGTGGCAGCAGGTCGCCACCACGTTCCAGTCCTACGACGGGCGCCTGGTCTTCGAGTCGATGAACGAGAACTTCGACGGGCAGTACGGCGCGCCCACGCAGCCGTGCTATTCCAACATCAACGCGTACAACCAGATCTTCGTCGACACCGTGCGCAAGACCGGCGGCAACAACGCCTCGCGCTGGCTGCTGGTGCCGGGCTGGAACACGAACATCGACTACACCGCCGGCAACTACGGCTTCGTGATCCCGACCGACCAGTACCGGTCGACCGCGATCCCCGCCGCTGAGCGCCGCATCATGATCTCGGTGCACTACTACGACCCGTGGGACTTCGCCGGCACCGAGGACGGCACCATCACGCAGTGGGGCCCGAACGCGACCGACCGCGCGAAGACGTCCACGTGGGGCCAGCAGGACTTCATGGACGCGCAGCTGAAGAAGATGCGCGACCGGTTCACGGCCAACGGGTACCCGGTGTTCATCGGCGAGTACGGCTCGATCGACAAGACGTTCGCCGACGCGTCGAACGACCGGTACCGCGCCGACTACGCCCGGACCCTGGTCACCACGGCGAAGAAGTACGGCATCGCCACGGCCTACTGGGACAACGGCCACAACGGCCAGTACGGGTTCGCGCTGTTCGACCGCCGCACCTCGACGGTGACCGAGCAGGGCATCATCACCGCCATCACGGGGTCCTGA
- a CDS encoding MerR family transcriptional regulator, whose protein sequence is MLAIGEFSRLTHLSVRTLRRYHDAGLLEPAAVDAETGYRAYSPDQIPTAQVIHRLRELDVPLAEIAQILRSPDPATRAGLVADHLRRLEHELDRTRAAVTSLRRLLQPEPAPLRVELRPVPATEVAAVAGHVAHDDVLAWYAGAMAELDVAVDAPTGAPGGLYDNALFEDGRGHVLVYRPTARPPRVGRVHPTTLPAVELAVTTHVGEHDDIDVTYGELGAWVVANTLAVAGPVRETYLVGPRDTPDPSAWRTEIGWPVFRMSAS, encoded by the coding sequence GTGCTGGCCATCGGAGAGTTCTCGCGCCTGACGCACCTCAGCGTGCGCACGCTGCGGCGGTACCACGACGCGGGGCTGCTCGAGCCGGCCGCCGTCGACGCCGAGACCGGCTACCGCGCGTACAGCCCGGACCAGATCCCGACCGCCCAGGTCATCCACCGCCTGCGGGAGCTCGACGTGCCGCTGGCCGAGATCGCGCAGATCCTGCGGTCCCCGGACCCGGCGACCCGTGCCGGGCTGGTCGCCGACCACCTGCGACGGCTGGAGCACGAGCTGGACCGCACGCGCGCGGCCGTCACCTCGCTGCGGCGCCTGCTGCAGCCGGAGCCCGCGCCGCTCCGCGTCGAGCTGCGCCCGGTCCCTGCCACCGAGGTGGCGGCGGTCGCGGGCCACGTCGCCCACGACGACGTCCTCGCCTGGTACGCCGGCGCGATGGCCGAGCTGGACGTCGCGGTCGACGCCCCGACCGGCGCCCCGGGCGGCTTGTACGACAACGCGCTGTTCGAGGACGGCCGGGGCCACGTGCTCGTCTACCGGCCCACCGCCCGGCCGCCGCGCGTCGGGCGCGTCCACCCCACGACGCTCCCGGCCGTGGAGCTCGCCGTCACGACCCACGTCGGCGAGCACGACGACATCGACGTGACCTACGGCGAGCTCGGCGCGTGGGTGGTGGCCAACACGCTCGCCGTGGCCGGGCCCGTGCGGGAGACGTACCTCGTCGGCCCGCGGGACACCCCGGACCCGTCGGCATGGCGCACCGAGATCGGCTGGCCGGTCTTCCGCATGTCCGCGTCGTGA
- a CDS encoding alpha/beta fold hydrolase produces the protein MTSATTSPAGAAPGTLPTVVLVHGAFADSSSWNGVVTRLRTAGFPVVAAANPLRSLHDDAAYLRAVLDDLDGPVVLAGHSYGGSVMSEAAHGHPQVKALVFVASFLLAEGESTADLAGKYPGNELGPALHAVPVPGPDGTTVEDLVIQPDRFHAVFAADVPADVAALMAVTQRPILGGALAGAATRAAWRTTPSWTLVTLQDLAVPAAAQRFMAERASSHVVEVDASHAVTVSRPDVVASLIEEATHATA, from the coding sequence ATGACCAGCGCAACCACCTCCCCCGCGGGGGCCGCACCCGGCACCCTGCCCACCGTCGTGCTCGTGCACGGCGCCTTCGCCGACTCGTCGAGCTGGAACGGCGTCGTCACCCGGCTGCGGACGGCCGGGTTCCCCGTCGTCGCGGCGGCCAACCCGCTGCGCTCGCTGCACGACGACGCGGCGTACCTGCGCGCCGTCCTCGATGACCTCGACGGCCCGGTCGTCCTGGCCGGGCACTCCTACGGCGGCAGCGTGATGAGCGAGGCCGCCCACGGGCACCCGCAGGTCAAGGCCCTGGTGTTCGTCGCGAGCTTCCTGCTCGCCGAGGGCGAGAGCACCGCCGACCTCGCCGGGAAGTACCCGGGCAACGAGCTGGGCCCGGCCCTGCACGCGGTGCCCGTGCCCGGCCCCGACGGCACGACCGTCGAGGATCTCGTCATCCAGCCCGACAGGTTCCACGCCGTCTTCGCGGCGGACGTCCCCGCCGACGTGGCGGCGCTCATGGCGGTCACGCAGCGACCGATCCTCGGCGGGGCGCTCGCCGGAGCGGCGACGCGGGCGGCGTGGCGGACGACCCCGTCGTGGACCCTCGTCACCCTCCAGGACCTCGCCGTGCCCGCCGCGGCGCAGCGGTTCATGGCCGAGCGCGCGTCGTCCCACGTCGTGGAGGTCGACGCCTCGCACGCGGTCACGGTCTCGCGCCCCGACGTCGTCGCGAGCCTGATCGAGGAGGCGACCCACGCCACGGCATGA
- a CDS encoding cellulose binding domain-containing protein yields the protein MLALLVAGAALVAAQAPAVALTPGGEAGPVTGNATWFDNLGSPYGGCGLPQDQLETQDWLALNVFDTPGDYAMYPRPMAAADPKVGMWDNGRNCGRWVRVSIGDYCTGLNDGAAGQAFCRNGAWVEDEYNGATLDMLVADSCGDPNAWCRDDPYHLDLAHQAINRFVKDGAPVGDLEPAHWGNRQVTWEFIEAPDYSGDIEIGFIQGSERWWAGVSINHLPNGIHGVEHLADGAWVTTPMNTDMGQSYLVKPTTAGGTDYRIRVKDVTGAYVFGGREYAFSLPASCNGKCSSPRTVVSYTTTEGDGSTPTPTPTPTPTVTPTATPTPTPTPTPSPTPTGGPATCTATFRTASVWPGGYQGEVTVTAGATPLTSWTVTLPGTSVSTLWNGVATTSGATVTVRNAPYNGAVAAGGTTTFGFIGTGAPGASALGCAS from the coding sequence GTGCTCGCTCTGCTGGTCGCGGGCGCCGCGCTCGTCGCCGCGCAGGCGCCGGCGGTCGCGCTGACGCCCGGGGGCGAGGCCGGGCCGGTGACGGGCAACGCGACGTGGTTCGACAACCTCGGGTCGCCGTACGGGGGCTGCGGGCTGCCGCAGGACCAGCTCGAGACGCAGGACTGGCTCGCGCTGAACGTCTTCGACACCCCGGGCGACTACGCGATGTACCCGCGCCCGATGGCCGCCGCCGACCCGAAGGTCGGCATGTGGGACAACGGGCGCAACTGCGGCCGCTGGGTCCGGGTGTCGATCGGCGACTACTGCACGGGCCTGAACGACGGCGCCGCCGGCCAGGCGTTCTGCCGCAACGGCGCGTGGGTCGAGGACGAGTACAACGGCGCCACGCTCGACATGCTCGTCGCCGACAGCTGCGGCGACCCCAACGCGTGGTGCCGCGACGACCCGTACCACCTCGACCTGGCGCACCAGGCGATCAACCGGTTCGTGAAGGACGGCGCGCCCGTCGGCGACCTGGAGCCCGCGCACTGGGGCAACCGCCAGGTGACGTGGGAGTTCATCGAGGCGCCGGACTACTCCGGGGACATCGAGATCGGGTTCATCCAGGGCTCGGAGCGGTGGTGGGCGGGGGTGTCGATCAACCACCTGCCGAACGGCATCCACGGCGTCGAGCACCTCGCCGACGGCGCGTGGGTCACGACGCCCATGAACACCGACATGGGGCAGTCGTACCTGGTGAAGCCGACCACCGCGGGCGGCACCGACTACCGGATCCGGGTCAAAGACGTCACGGGCGCGTACGTGTTCGGCGGTCGCGAGTACGCCTTCTCGCTCCCCGCGAGCTGCAACGGCAAGTGCTCGTCGCCCCGGACGGTGGTGAGCTACACGACGACCGAGGGCGACGGCTCGACCCCCACGCCCACGCCCACCCCCACTCCCACGGTCACGCCGACAGCGACACCCACTCCGACTCCCACGCCCACGCCCAGCCCCACGCCGACCGGCGGGCCGGCCACGTGCACCGCGACCTTCCGCACCGCCAGCGTGTGGCCCGGCGGCTACCAGGGCGAGGTCACGGTCACGGCCGGCGCCACTCCCCTGACGTCGTGGACGGTCACCCTGCCGGGCACGTCGGTGAGCACCCTGTGGAACGGCGTCGCGACGACGTCCGGCGCGACCGTGACCGTGCGCAACGCGCCCTACAACGGCGCCGTGGCCGCCGGCGGGACGACGACCTTCGGGTTCATCGGCACCGGCGCACCCGGCGCGTCGGCGCTGGGCTGCGCGTCCTGA
- a CDS encoding YqjF family protein, with protein sequence MEPQPVTVTAPEMAGRPIMGQWWRDLTFVHWRVAPEVVAPFMPPGTRPDVHDGSSWVGLVPFRMVGAGAARGPGLPWVGTFPETNVRLYSVDEQGRRGVVFLTLEASRLAFVLGARGVFALPYTWARMRVTEADGVITYSSRRRWPGPRDASTHVVVRPGEPLPPGDPLAEFLTARWGLHTRAFGRTLYLRNRHETWPLLTAELLTLDDRLVAACGLPGTAVRPPDSVLFSRGVRTEFGPPVDARTPLAT encoded by the coding sequence ATGGAGCCGCAGCCCGTGACCGTGACGGCGCCGGAGATGGCCGGTCGGCCGATCATGGGCCAGTGGTGGCGCGACCTGACGTTCGTGCACTGGCGGGTCGCGCCCGAGGTCGTCGCCCCGTTCATGCCGCCCGGCACGCGGCCGGACGTGCACGACGGGTCGAGCTGGGTGGGGCTCGTGCCGTTCCGCATGGTCGGCGCCGGTGCCGCGCGCGGGCCCGGGCTGCCGTGGGTCGGCACGTTCCCCGAGACGAACGTCCGCCTCTACTCGGTCGACGAGCAGGGCCGCCGGGGCGTCGTCTTCCTGACGCTGGAGGCGTCCCGGCTGGCGTTCGTGCTGGGGGCGCGCGGGGTGTTCGCGCTGCCGTACACGTGGGCGCGGATGCGGGTGACCGAGGCCGACGGCGTGATCACCTACTCGTCGCGGCGGCGGTGGCCCGGGCCGCGGGACGCGTCGACGCACGTCGTGGTGCGACCGGGCGAGCCGCTGCCGCCCGGCGACCCGCTGGCGGAGTTCCTCACCGCGCGCTGGGGGCTGCACACACGTGCGTTCGGCCGCACGCTCTACCTGCGCAACCGGCACGAGACGTGGCCGCTGCTCACCGCCGAGCTGCTCACGCTGGACGACCGGCTCGTCGCCGCGTGCGGGCTGCCGGGGACCGCGGTCCGGCCGCCGGACTCGGTGCTGTTCTCCCGCGGCGTCCGCACGGAGTTCGGCCCGCCGGTCGACGCGCGGACGCCCCTGGCCACCTGA